In Papaver somniferum cultivar HN1 chromosome 1, ASM357369v1, whole genome shotgun sequence, a genomic segment contains:
- the LOC113292736 gene encoding scopoletin glucosyltransferase-like, translated as MGSEAPPPPPQQLHGFFFPLMAYGHMIPMFDVARMFAARGVKATIITTPINSSTFTKNAERDRLSGLDIDIQILRFPTEEAGLPEGCENVNEIDAPEMIPNFFNAVNMLQEPLEQLFEEFHPDIIVADMFLYWTTESASKFGIPRFVFHGTNMYSQCVEYSLDLYKPYEGIASDTEAFVVPGLPDKIEMTGLQMPDHLKLDTPFTKMIVKIRESEIKSYGVLVNSFYELEPAYADHYRNVMGRRAWQIGPVSLLNRNTVDKAQRGKQSAVDEHFVLNWLDSKESNSVLYICFGSISRMNNAQLLEIAMALEDSSVSFVWVIRTTGNNKEERFLPEGYEERMEGKGMIIREWAPQVLILDHPSVGGFMTHCGWNSTLEGVSAGVPMITWPLFAEQFHNEKLVTQVLKTGIPAGAGKWQPWLETTEVSVQKEKIENAIQQLMGDGNEAKEMRRKAKELGEMARKAVEDGGSSHTEFTSLIEELKISKKAST; from the coding sequence ATGGGTTCAGAagctccacctcctcctcctcagcAGCTTCATGGTTTCTTTTTTCCGCTCATGGCTTATGGGCATATGATTCCAATGTTTGATGTTGCAAGAATGTTTGCTGCACGAGGTGTTAAAGCTACCATAATTACAACTCCTATAAACTCTTCCACCTTCACTAAAAATGCAGAGCGAGATAGATTGTCAGGTCTGGATATCGATATTCAAATACTTCGATTTCCTACAGAGGAAGCCGGTTTGCCTGAAGGATGCGAAAATGTCAACGAGATAGATGCACCTGAAATGATTCCTAATTTCTTCAATGCTGTCAACATGCTCCAAGAACCGTTAGAGCAGCTCTTTGAGGAGTTCCACCCGGATATCATTGTGGCTGATATGTTCTTGTATTGGACGACGGAGAGCGCAAGCAAATTCGGCATCCCTCGCTTTGTGTTCCATGGGACAAATATGTATTCTCAGTGTGTTGAGTATAGCCTGGATCTCTATAAACCTTACGAAGGCATTGCTTCTGATACAGAAGCCTTTGTGGTTCCAGGTCTCCCTGACAAGATAGAGATGACTGGGCTACAGATGCCTGATCACTTAAAATTGGATACACCCTTTACTAAAATGATTGTCAAAATAAGAGAGTCAGAGATAAAGAGCTATGGAGTTTTAGTAAACAGCTTTTATGAGTTGGAGCCAGCTTATGCAGATCACTACAGGAATGTTATGGGAAGAAGAGCATGGCAAATAGGCCCGGTTTCTCTCCTGAATAGGAACACCGTAGATAAAGCTCAAAGAGGAAAACAATCTGCTGTCGATGAGCATTTTGTCCTAAACTGGCTCGACTCCAAGGAATCAAATTCAGTTCTTTACATTTGTTTCGGGAGCATTTCAAGAATGAACAATGCTCAATTACTTGAAATAGCGATGGCTCTTGAAGATTCAAGTGTTTCATTTGTATGGGTTATAAGGACAACAGGGAACAACAAAGAGGAGAGATTTTTACCCGAAGGCTACGAAGAGAGAATGGAAGGGAAGGGTATGATAATTAGAGAATGGGCACCACAAGTGCTTATCCTAGATCATCCGTCCGTCGGAGGGTTCATGACACATTGTGGTTGGAACTCTACGCTTGAAGGTGTGAGTGCAGGAGTTCCCATGATCACTTGGCCTTTGTTCGCAGAGCAATTCCACAACGAGAAACTTGTTACTCAGGTGTTGAAGACGGGAATTCCAGCTGGAGCTGGGAAATGGCAACCATGGTTAGAAACAACAGAAGTATCAGTGCAGAAAGAAAAGATAGAGAATGCAATTCAACAGTTGATGGGTGATGgaaatgaagcaaaagagatgagAAGAAAAGCCAAAGAACTAGGTGAAATGGCTAGGAAAGCTGTAGAAGATGGCGGGTCATCTCACACCGAATTTACTTCTCTGATCGAGGAGTTGAAAATCTCTAAAAAGGCATCAACATAG
- the LOC113330781 gene encoding UDP-glycosyltransferase 73C1-like: MGLEDSEVPFVWIIRKLENDEKQMPLPEGLEDRIKEKGLIITGWAPQVLILDHPAVGGFMTHCGWNSVLEGITAGVPLITWPVFGEQFHNQKFVTEVARIGIQVGVEKWNFWIDAKNVSVKKEKIVKAVTQLMSSDGEEMRNRVKRLSEMALTAVKEGGSSYTNLTALIEELKNKYNMT; encoded by the coding sequence ATGGGTCTGGAAGATTCAGAAGTTCCGTTTGTTTGGATTATCAGGAAACTGGAGAATGATGAGAAACAAATGCCTTTACCTGAAGGACTCGAAGATAGAATAAAAGAGAAGGGTTTGATAATAACTGGCTGGGCACCCCAAGTTCTAATCCTCGACCATCCAGCAGTTGGTGGGTTCATGACTCACTGCGGGTGGAACTCAGTACTTGAAGGCATTACTGCAGGAGTTCCATTGATCACTTGGCCTGTGTTTGGAGAGCAATTCCATAACCAGAAGTTTGTTACAGAAGTTGCAAGGATAGGAATTCAAGTTGGAGTTGAGAAGTGGAATTTTTGGATAGACGCGAAGAATGTGTCGGTGAAGAAGGAGAAGATTGTTAAAGCAGTAACACAGTTAATGAGCAGTGATGGAGAGGAAATGAGAAATCGAGTGAAGCGACTCAGTGAAATGGCTCTCACCGCTGTAAAAGAAGGTGGCTCATCTTATACAAATTTAACAGCTTTAATCGAGGAACTGAAAAACAAATATAACATGACTTAA
- the LOC113292756 gene encoding scopoletin glucosyltransferase-like: protein MDSDHQIHIFFFPFIAYGHMIPTIDIAKLFAARGIKTTIILTPLNASFFSKSIHRERSLGLDIHIQVIKFPAVEAGLPEGFESVNDLTSLDMVPNLSQAIKMLQEALERLIEEHKPDFIFADVLLPFATEAASKYGVPRFVFHGTSFFSQCVDQSLICHRPHEGIISDREAFVVPGLPDKIEMTRLQLHDKFKDEDASPTVAREQIREAEEKCYGILVNSFFELEPAYAIHYEKVMEKRVWSIGPVSLRNKDNLDKVQRGMETAIDEHLILNWLDSKKPQSVLHICFGSLSRFSKAQLLEIAAGLEDSGTSFIWVVRTIKKEEEEESWLPTGFEERMEVKGLIIRDWAPQVLILDHPAVGGFMTHCGWNSILEGLSAGVPMITWPIFAEQFHNEIFVTQVLKIGIRVGVEKWNSWIEPEDVEARKEEIANVVSRLMGDGEEGQNMRTRAKELSKMARKTVKEGGSSYENLTALINELKMVNKSDLTRQ from the coding sequence ATGGATTCTGATCATCAaattcacatcttcttcttcccgTTCATAGCTTATGGTCATATGATACCAACTATAGATATAGCTAAACTGTTTGCTGCCCGAGGTATTAAGACCACAATTATCCTAACTCCTCTTAATGCTTCTTTCTTCTCCAAATCTATACATCGCGAGAGATCACTTGGATTGGATATTCATATTCAAGTGATCAAATTCCCTGCTGTAGAAGCTGGATTACCTGAAGGATTTGAAAGTGTCAATGACTTGACTTCGCTTGATATGGTTCCTAATCTCTCCCAGGCAATCAAGATGCTGCAAGAAGCCTTGGAGCGTTTAATTGAAGAGCACAAGCCAGATTTCATTTTTGCGGATGTGCTTCTACCGTTTGCCACAGAAGCAGCAAGCAAGTATGGCGTTCCTCGGTTCGTCTTTCATGGAACAAGTTTTTTCTCTCAGTGCGTTGACCAGAGCTTAATATGTCATAGACCTCATGAGGGGATAATTTCAGATAGGGAAGCCTTTGTGGTGCCCGGTCTCCCGGACAAGATAGAGATGACCAGGTTACAGTTGCACGACAAATTTAAGGATGAAGATGCGTCTCCTACTGTGGCTAGGGAGCAAATAAGAGAGGCAGAGGAAAAATGTTATGGGATTTTGGTGAACAGCTTCTTCGAGTTGGAGCCAGCCTACGCAATTCATTACGAAAAGGTTAtggagaaaagagtatggtctattGGGCCTGTTTCCCTGAGAAACAAGGATAATTTAGATAAAGTTCAAAGGGGGATGGAAACAGCAATTGATGAACATTTAATTTTGAACTGGCTTGACAGCAAGAAACCACAATCGGTTCTTCACATTTGCTTTGGAAGCCTCTCCAGGTTCAGCAAGGCTCAGTTGCTTGAAATAGCAGCGGGTCTCGAGGACTCCGGGACCTCTTTCATTTGGGTGGTAAGAACAATCaagaaagaagaggaagaagagagttGGTTACCTACAGGTTTCGAAGAGAGAATGGAGGTCAAGGGTCTAATAATTAGAGATTGGGCACCACAGGTGCTGATACTAGATCATCCAGCAGTTGGAGGTTTCATGACTCATTGTGGGTGGAACTCAATACTTGAAGGTTTGAGTGCAGGGGTCCCAATGATCACTTGGCCTATTTTTGCAGAGCAGTTTCACAACGAAATTTTTGTCACTCAGGTGCTGAAGATAGGAATTCGAGTTGGGGTTGAGAAGTGGAATTCCTGGATAGAACCAGAAGATGTAGAGGCCAGGAAGGAGGAGATAGCGAATGTGGTCAGCCGGCTGATGGGTGATGGAGAAGAAGGACAAAACATGAGAACAAGAGCCAAAGAGCTCAGTAAAATGGCTAGGAAAACTGTGAAAGAAGGCGGCTCATCTTATGAAAATTTGACTGCTTTGATTAATGAGCTCAAGATGGTTAATAAGTCTGATTTAACCAGGCAGTAA
- the LOC113346631 gene encoding scopoletin glucosyltransferase-like → MASEISQQHQLHVFIFPVTAQGHMIPMINIAKLFASRGVKATIITTPLNAITLSKTIDQDRLSGLDINIQTIPFPAVEVGLPEGMERVDQITSPDMLPKFFLAITMLQQPFEKLLEKYHPDFIVADMFLPWTTEAAAKFGIPRLIFHGTNIFSHSVAASLKSNKPFESIVNDKESFLVPGLPDKIEMTISQVPEYIIGGNSLYSAVMEKVRESEKKSFGVLANSFYELESAYADHYKNVLGIRAWQIGPLSLRNTDTLDNVQGRNTLSIEEHSILDWLDSKQPNSVIYVSFGSMSKISSAQLTEIATGLEDSRCSFIWVVRKITAGEENFLPEGFEERMQGKGLIIREWAPQVLILDHPAVGGFMTHCGWNSILEGISAGVPMITWPMFAEQFYNEIFVTEVLKIGSKVGAEEWKDWVQTTDVSVKKEKISKALTQLMSDDGDENKEMRKRVAELGEKAKSAVREDGSSYCQFTALIEGLKMYNK, encoded by the coding sequence ATGGCATCTGAAATTTCCCAACAGCATCAACTTCACGTCTTCATTTTCCCTGTCACAGCTCAAGGTCATATGATCCCAATGATCAACATTGCAAAACTATTCGCTTCTCGTGGTGTTAAAGCTACTATTATTACCACACCTCTTAACGCAATAACCCTTTCAAAAACTATCGATCAAGATAGATTATCTGGTCTGGATATCAATATTCAGACAATTCCATTCCCTGCAGTTGAGGTCGGGTTGCCGGAAGGAATGGAAAGAGTTGACCAAATTACTTCACCTGACATGTTGCCTAAATTCTTTTTGGCTATTACCATGCTCCAACAGCCATTCGAGAAGCTCTTAGAAAAATATCACCCAGATTTCATTGTTGCAGATATGTTTTTACCTTGGACGACTGAGGCGGCCGCAAAATTTGGCATTCCTCGGTTGATCTTTCATGGAACAAACATATTTTCTCATTCTGTCGCCGCGAGCCTGAAGAGTAACAAACCATTTGAGAGCATTGTGAATGATAAAGAATCTTTTTTGGTCCCAGGTTTGCCTGACAAGATCGAGATGACCATATCTCAAGTGCCCGAATACATTATTGGTGGTAATTCGTTGTATAGTGCAGTGATGGAGAAAGTCAGGGAATCGGAGAAGAAGAGCTTTGGAGTTCTGGCGAACAGCTTCTACGAGCTGGAGTCAGCATATGCCGACCATTACAAGAATGTTCTGGGAATAAGAGCATGGCAAATCGGTCCTCTTTCGCTTCGAAACACTGACACATTAGACAATGTCCAAGGGAGAAACACATTATCTATTGAAGAACATAGCATTTTGGATTGGCTCGATTCCAAGCAACCAAACTCAGTTATTTATGTATCCTTCGGCAGTATGTCTAAAATCTCTAGCGCTCAGTTGACTGAAATAGCAACCGGTCTTGAAGATTCGAGATGCTCATTTATTTGGGTTGTGAGAAAAATTACTGCCGGGGAGGAAAATTTCTTACCAGAAGGCTTTGAAGAGCGAATGCAAGGGAAGGGATTGATAATTAGAGAATGGGCACCGCAAGTGCTAATCCTCGATCATCCAGCGGTTGGTGGATTCATGACTCACTGTGGGTGGAATTCTATTCTGGAAGGCATATCTGCAGGTGTTCCTATGATAACTTGGCCTATGTTTGCAGAACAGTTCTATAATGAGATATTTGTCACTGAAGTGCTGAAAATTGGAAGCAAAGTTGGCGCTGAGGAATGGAAAGACTGGGTTCAAACGACAGATGTGTCTGTGAAGAAGGAGAAAATATCTAAGGCACTCACACAGCTAATGAGTGATGATGGAGACGAAAACAAGGAGATGCGAAAGCGAGTGGCCGAACTTGGCGAAAAGGCGAAAAGCGCTGTAAGAGAAGATGGGTCGTCTTATTGCCAGTTTACTGCTTTGATTGAGGGATTGAAAATGTATAACAAGTAA
- the LOC113292767 gene encoding SUMO-conjugating enzyme SCE1-like: MSGGIARGRLTEERKAWRKNHPHGFVAKPETAPDGSVNLMTWQCTIPGKPGTDWEGGYFPLALHFSEDYPSKPPKCKFPPNFFHPNVYPSGTVCLSILNEDSGWRPAITVKQILVGIQDLLDQPNPADPAQTDGYHLFIQEPAEYKRRVKQQAKQYPALLM, translated from the exons ATGTCTGGAGGTATAGCAAGAGGTCGATTAACAGAAGAACGAAAAGCTTGGCGAAAGAATCATCCTCAT ggttttgttgctAAACCAGAGACTGCTCCAGATGGTTCTGTTAATCTCATGACATGGCAGTGTACAATCCCTGGTAAACCTGGG ACTGACTGGGAAGGTGGCTATTTCCCACTTGCTCTCCACTTCAGTGAAGACTACCCTAGCAAGCCACCAAAATGCAAGTTCCCTCCAAATTTTTTCCACCCAAATGTCTACCCTTCTGGAACAGTGTGCCTATCCATACTTAACGAGGACAGC GGTTGGAGACCAGCCATTACTGTGAAGCAAATTCTTGTCGGTATTCAAGATTTGCTGGACCAGCCTAATCCGGCTGATCCTGCTCAGACGGATGGATATCACCTCTTCATCCAG GAACCTGCGGAGTACAAGAGAAGGGTTAAGCAGCAGGCCAAGCAATACCCAGCACTGCTAATGTGA
- the LOC113292745 gene encoding scopoletin glucosyltransferase-like, which yields MDSEFDHQLHIFFFPFVAYGHMIPTIDIAKLFAARGVKTTIILTPLNASVLSNSIDRERSLGLDIHIQVIKFPAVEAGLPEGVESVDDMTSHDMVPKLFVAMKMLQEPLEQLIEEHRPDVIVADMFIPFATEVASKYGIPRFVFHGTSFYSQCVEESLFCHKPYEGITSDREPFLLPGLPDKIEMTRLQLSEHFKAENGFRTEVRKLFRDAEQRSYGILVNSFNDLEPAYAMHYNKVLGKRAWAIGPVSLRNRDSIDKVQRGKKTAINEHVVLRWLDSKKPNSVLYICFGSMARFSKAQLLEMAVGLEDSGISFIWVVRTIKKEEEESFLPEGFEDRMEGKGLIIREWAPQVLILDHPAVGGFMTHCGWNSILEGLSAGVPMITWPMFAEQFHNENFITRVLKIGIPVGVEKWNDWIDAEDVQVKKEKIANVITRLMGDEKEGKNMRMRAKELGEKAKVAVEEGGSSYENLTALIQQLEMVKASTTRRRVP from the coding sequence ATGGATTCTGAATTCGATCATCAACTTCACATTTTCTTTTTCCCGTTTGTGGCTTACGGTCATATGATTCCAACAATAGACATAGCTAAACTGTTTGCTGCTCGTGGTGTTAAAACCACGATCATCTTAACTCCCCTTAATGCATCCGTCTTGTCCAATTCTATAGATCGAGAAAGATCACTTGGGCTAGATATTCATATTCAAGTTATAAAATTCCCTGCTGTGGAAGCTGGCTTACCTGAAGGAGTTGAAAGTGTCGATGACATGACTTCACATGATATGGTTCCTAAACTCTTTGTGGCGATGAAGATGCTCCAAGAACCCTTGGAACAGCTAATCGAAGAGCACCGGCCAGATGTCATTGTAGCTGATATGTTTATACCTTTCGCCACAGAAGTTGCAAGCAAGTATGGTATTCCGCGATTTGTCTTTCATGGAACAAGCTTTTACTCCCAGTGTGTTGAGGAGAGTTTATTCTGTCACAAACCTTATGAGGGAATTACATCAGATAGAGAGCCATTCTTATTACCAGGTCTCCCGGATAAGATAGAGATGACCAGGCTGCAGTTGAGTGAGCATTTTAAAGCTGAAAATGGGTTTCGTACTGAAGTTCGGAAGCTATTTAGAGATGCAGAGCAAAGAAGCTATGGGATTTTGGTGAATAGCTTCAACGACTTGGAGCCAGCTTATGCAATGCATTACAACAAAGTTTTGGGCAAGAGAGCATGGGCAATTGGCCCTGTCTCCCTGCGAAACAGGGATAGCATAGATAAAGTTCAAAGGGGGAAGAAAACCGCTATCAATGAACATGTTGTTTTGAGATGGCTTGACAGCAAGAAACCAAATTCTGTTCTTTACATCTGTTTTGGGAGTATGGCCAGATTCAGTAAGGCGCAGTTGCTTGAAATGGCAGTTGGTCTCGaggattctggaatttctttcatTTGGGTTGTAAGAACAATTaagaaagaagaggaagagaGCTTCTTACCTGAAGGTTTTGAAGATAGAATGGAGGGCAAGGGCCTGATAATTAGAGAATGGGCGCCACAGGTGCTCATACTGGATCATCCAGCAGTCGGAGGGTTCATGACTCATTGTGGGTGGAACTCCATACTTGAAGGTTTGAGTGCAGGGGTCCCCATGATCACTTGGCCTATGTTTGCAGAGCAGTTTCACAatgaaaatttcattactcgggtgTTGAAGATAGGAATTCCAGTTGGAGTTGAGAAGTGGAATGACTGGATAGATGCAGAAGATGTACAAGTGAAGAAAGAGAAGATAGCCAATGTGATCACTCGACTGATGggtgatgaaaaagaaggaaaaaacatGAGAATGAGAGCGAAAGAGCTCGGTGAGAAGGCCAAGGTAGCCGTGGAAGAAGGTGGGTCATCTTATGAAAATTTAACTGCTTTGATTCAACAGCTCGAGATGGTTAAGGCATCAACTACAAGACGTAGAGTTCCATAG
- the LOC113346637 gene encoding scopoletin glucosyltransferase-like, translating into MISETHNQLHVFFMPLMAYGHMIPTIDVARLFAARGVKSTIITTPRNASTSSKVIDRDRLSGLDIDFRVIPFPAKEAGLPQGTENLDDVISPELISNFDKAVQMLQLPFENLAQELRPHLAPDLPDKNEMSMSELPEKSSATAEFAKLMERIRESEMQSYGAIINSFYELEPNYANHYAKVMGRKAWQIGPVSLRNVDPVDKAQRGKNSSIEEHCVLSWLTSKKINSVLYICFGSVSRISNDQLAEIAIGLEESEISFVWVIRKLENDEKQVLLPEGFEDRIKGKGLIITGWAPQVLILDHPAVGGFMTHCGWNSILEGISTGVPLITWPVFGEQFHNQKFVTEVARIGIQVGVEKWNFWVDAKNVSVKKEEIVKAVTQLMSSDGEEMRNRVKRLSEMAFTAVKEGGSSYTNLTALIEELKTRMKTSTLTRNHISITDI; encoded by the exons ATGATTTCTGAAACACATAATCAACTTCATGTCTTTTTTATGCCTCTCATGGCTTACGGTCATATGATCCCAACTATAGATGTAGCTAGACTTTTCGCTGCTCGTGGTGTGAAGTCCACTATCATTACCACACCTCGTAACGCCTCCACTTCATCAAAAGTTATTGACCGAGATCGATTATCTGGTCTGGATATAGATTTCCGGGTAATTCCCTTCCCTGCAAAAGAAGCCGGATTACCCCAAGGAACCGAAAACCTTGACGACGTCATTTCACCTGAATTGATTTCTAACTTCGACAAGGCTGTTCAGATGCTTCAACTACCTTTTGAGAACCTTGCACAAGAACTTCGCCCACAT TTGGCGCCGGATCTCCCTGACAAGAATGAGATGAGCATGTCAGAATTGCCAGAAAAATCATCAGCTACAGCTGAGTTTGCTAAACTGATGGAAAGAATTAGAGAGTCAGAGATGCAGAGCTACGGAGCTATCATTAACAGCTTCTACGAGTTGGAACCTAATTACGCCAACCATTATGCAAAAGTCATGGGGAGAAAAGCATGGCAAATAGGCCCAGTTTCGCTACGAAATGTGGATCCTGTCGATAAAGCTCAAAGAGGCAAGAACTCCTCCATTGAAGAACATTGCGTTTTGAGTTGGCtcacttctaagaagataaattCAGTTCTTTATATTTGTTTTGGCAGTGTCTCTAGAATCAGTAATGATCAGTTGGCGGAAATAGCAATCGGTCTCGAAGAATCAGAAATTTCATTTGTTTGGGTTATAAGAAAACTGGAGAATGATGAGAAACAAGTACTTTTACCCGAAGGATTTGAAGATAGAATAAAAGGGAAGGGTTTGATAATAACTGGCTGGGCACCTCAAGTTCTAATCCTCGACCATCCAGCGGTTGGTGGGTTCATGACTCACTGTGGTTGGAACTCAATACTTGAAGGGATTAGTACAGGAGTTCCATTGATCACTTGGCCTGTGTTTGGAGAACAATTCCATAACCAGAAATTTGTTACAGAAGTTGCAAGGATAGGAATTCAAGTTGGAGTTGAGAAGTGGAATTTTTGGGTAGACGCGAAAAATGTGTCAGTCAAGAAGGAGGAAATTGTTAAAGCAGTAACTCAGCTAATGAGCAGTGATGGAGAGGAAATGAGAAATCGAGTGAAGCGACTCAGTGAAATGGCTTTCACTGCTGTAAAAGAAGGTGGCTCATCTTATACAAATTTAACAGCTTTAATCGAGGAACTGAAAACGCGTATGAAGACATCCACATTGACGCGAAATCATATTTCCATTACTGATATTTAA